The window TTCCATTCTGCATGTTTACTGTAATATATtggtaaaaacataaatatcttaaatactTATATTTTCCACATTATGAGGTTTGACTGGCACTCTTTTAATTATATAATCTCATTGCGCCCTCTTCTTCTGCAATGGTTTATTGCCACCAACTGTTTAGTTCAATGctcaatgtttttgtgtgtttcacaGTCCTGCATCGTAACAAACTGACCCACACAGACCTGAAGCCAGAGAACATCCTGTTTGTCTGCTCTGACTACGACCTGGAGTACAACGATGTGATGGTAAAAGTTCgtaaaacaaataatacatgTAATGCTCTCATTTCAAGGTCTGTCATGTAGTGAAGGatgtttcgtgtgtgtgtgtgtgtgtgggggggtgtttACAGGAATGTGAGGAGAGGAAGCTGAGGAGTTTCGATGTGAAAGTGGTGGATTTTGGCACCGCAAAATTTGACCACGAAGACCATGAATCTGAGGTATCAACACGCCATTACCGAGCTCCAGAGGTCATActgggtatatatatatatacacacacacacacacacacacacaaactaaattTGCATGTCAAATgatctatgttttttgtttaaactcTGTTTGTGCACAGATCTGGGCTGGAACCAGTCTTGTGACGTTTGGAGTTTGGGCTGCATCCTAATGGAGTTTTACCTGGGACGTACACTCttccaggtacacacacacacacacacacacacacacacacacacacacagacacagagaaataattctatttttttccccctgcctgtctgttgTTTCAGACCCATGACAGTAAAGAACATCTGGCCATAATGGAGAAAATCCTGGGACCGATTCCCCCCCACCTGCTGAAACAGACCAGGTATACAGGACACATATATAAGGGCGAGCAGACTAGCCCAACTATCCATTTCTCTAGAAAGATCCTCCCTGGCTCCCAAAGTTCTCCCAGGCCAGTTAGGAAGTAATCTGGGTCAGCCTTACAGTTGTGGAGGCATCTAGGAGGCATCCTTATTTGGTACTGATCTGAACTGATCACTTCTGCCCTCACATTAACTGTACTCTGGAATTGCACTTCCTAAATGCAACCCATAAGCCAAGTTTCTATTCAAATATAGCACAATTGtctgtgtttccatccacttcTGTCGTGCGAAAAGTTTAAAAGATGCTACAATCACATAAAAATTCTTTACATAGTGTTTGTTTAGACTAATTTAGAGGATTGTGTGCCTGCAgggaaacaacaaaacatagcAGCCGTGAGCATTGTTTCCATCAGTTTCCATGATGATGGGTGTTTCCTTCTTATGACTGAAAGCACCACAGGTTATCTGTTTATGCCTTTTTCTTAATATGCTCTCCACGGCTGCAAATGTGACTTGAAATTGAGTGCTGGTGGGGAGGATGTAAATCTATCTTACTTGCAACTAACTACCGAATGACTCGTGTGTATGTGCTGTATTGTGTGAAGAAAGCAGCATTACGTGCACAACGGGTGTCTGAACTGGGAGGAGCCAAGCTCCTCTGACGAATACATCTGGAAACACTGTATGCCTCTCAAGGTACATAGATcagccaatcagctgcagccatgagATAGTAGCAGAAACTTAGAGTAACTGTCGGTTTCTCAGCAGTACATGCGCAAGAAGAGCGAAGAGGAGAGTCAGCTGTTTGACCTGATCGGCTGCATGTTGGAGTACGACGTCTATAGACGGATCACCCTGGAGGAGGCACTATGGCACCCGTTCTTCAGCCCACTGAGGATGCAGAAGCCGCGCAGCTAGCAcacgcataaacacacacacacacacatattcaacaTATGCCTCAGGCTGTTAAGCAATGCAATTACTAGACTGGGTTTGTAGTTCTGAGTTGATGAGTTGAAgattttcagtttcatttacAGTCATAACAGTTCTACAGAGCATTCCTGTCTACTTGAAATCAATTTGAAAACATGCCGTAATGATCCATTTGCATGTCACTGTAAAGAAAGTCAAGTGTAATGCGTGTATGCGagtattttattgtgttttccTTTATTGATTCTTAGTCATTTTTGTCAGcagtttaataaatattttacattttggtgTGTCTTAATTCTGCTATATACAATGAATTTCTACTACGTTTTTGCTTGTGATCATACATCATCAGAGGTGGGCAGAATATCTAAACCCTTACTTAAATTAAAGTATGAGTATGAAGTATGTTGATTTCTTGTGTactaacagcaaaaaaaaaaaaaacaggatgctAAAAGATTAGTATATGCTGTATACAGTTAGTATGGATGGGCTAGTAATGGGCACAGGGCTATGGGTCTAAAGTGTCAGGGCCCCCCTGGCCTTCACCTGCAAAATGTCACTCGAAGAGACACACACCGACCACGAAGAGAtttaaaatgaccacaaagagacacaaaaaactCCAAAAAGGGGCTAAACACAAAACGACAGCAAAGagatacaaaacaaacacagactcacaaaatgaccacaaaaagacaaaaaattaccaaaaacagacacagaaagaaaacaaagtaaCCACAAAACGACAAAAATGACACTTTACgactacaaagaaacacaaaacgACTATAAAGTCTTGTGTGGGAGTGTTTGCATTATTCCAAGGTGGGAAGACTGTGATATGTTCAAACTACAGGCTCTTTTTAGATGTATGCACAAAGAATGCAGCATGATCTTGCAGGGCTCTGCTGAAACCCTTTATGTATAACAACatgatgtaaagaaaaaaaacaattggcaAATTAGCTCTATTTCCAGCTCAGGGTTTATGTAGAAGATGCAGTCTGTCAGTCTAAAGTAATTGTTAGCAATATAACCTAGAACTCCCTGACATCATCTGGTGAAACTGCACTGTTGATACAGGCTGCTGACATGCAAAGTGGACAATATTTATCAAGATTTAAGCAGACGAGGAAGTTTCCATGACTGAATAGTTATCCAGCTATGAAATATTACGTGTGCAATAGCGACCGCTTGGATAAACTGAAGGCTTGCCTGCTGTCTGGGAACCATCAGTTTAAAGCTACTAAATCAAATGACTGTTATAAAGCAGTATAAAACAAAGCAGGTCCGGGGGCCAAGGCACACAATTTTTACATAATGCCATGGCCAGTCTGGCTCAttacctttgctgcatgttatctTTGATCTGTTATGAGTCAATCTATACTTGACACAAAAGAGGGACCAAAATCCAAACGCCAAAAGATGGAACTcaaaaagtgtttattttctgGTGGTAAACGTGGACATTAAACAACTTCATGAATTAAGGTAGCCCACATGCATGGGCGGATTATGAGACAATGAgactatttttgttgttttgcgtGTCATCTTTTTTATTATCTATCTTTGTGGTTTGTTACACATCTTTCTgtggttttgtgtctctttatgGTCACTTTGTCTCTTTGCATTTGCTTTGTGTCTATTTGTGGTCGTTTTATGtatctttgtagtcattttacaTATCTTTGTGGACGGTATGTGTCTGTGGTTTGTAGGCATCCATGCCTACATGAATGCAACTTTAGTTTTGGTATCGTTGAGCTTATGTCCAAAATGATTGTGACTCCTCATTTGGTAATTTGGCACTGGCACTTTAACTGAGCTGCTTGTTAAATGtataacttattttattttaaatattgatactagatacattttactttttatttgcatatttcttttttatttatgtctttttataattgattcatcttgtgttaaatgttttgtaattttgacacttgttcagtgtttctcttttaTCAAAGAGTgcacccaaacaagttcctaGCAACTGTCAATTCACAATTTAATCTGCAATCTTGATCTAGATCTATCTTGACTTCATGTTGTGGTGTATTTTAGGAAGGCAGTGACCAGCCAAAAACCCAAGTGCAGGCAAAACGTAGCCCAATCAGAGACTAGAACCTGTCCAAAGCATCATAAAAGTATTCCAATTTTTAATTTTCACTTAGGAAAGGGCTAGAACTTCACACTCCATGGAGAACAGAACACTAATGGCACTGTCACTGCAGAAAAATGAATTCAACTTAAATTTCTCATTCTTGGTAGTTGGTAGTAATTCTTAAGCAAAAATCTATTTTATATTCAacttaagattttttttactttgaactCATTTTTCAGCCCACTTTCTTGTGGGTTTTTCCCTATGAAGCACATGTCCTCTGCAAGTCTCTGCGGGATATCAGACTTGCAGTAAGTGTGCATAAAGGGCTGAAAAAGTCAGTAAGCACCCCCCATGCACTGATTTCACAGTGGGACAGGCCTGAACCCTTGTGGACTTATCAGAAAACGCATGTCAAAGTCTGTGAAACTGGACCGTTGAACTCTTTAATGCCGCTTACTGccactgacctctgacccctctgGTTTCACTGGGAACTatgaaacaaatgtttaaattataCTGTAGTGCTGTCACTATTACGTGCCTCCTATTTACTGTCACTAAACTATAGCCATATCCagtagcatggctaaaaataagTCATAATAAACCAGAATTTTCCTTGAATGCTGCATATTTGTTGTGTGTTCACTAGCAATATATTCTACATATGCATGAGTACAAACACATGGTGATAGATGgtctgaaaacaaaaaagaaagggagagaaggTTTTAATTTTAAACTTTATTAGCTGTCAGATCGGGCCTTGAGGAAATGGGTCACAACGGGCTGAGGCCCATGTAGTATTGTGTGCATTTGAGATGGAGCAAGACAGGACTTTTCCGTGTGAATTATAATAAGTGTTGCAAATTTAATTTGGAAAGTAATactttatatttttacttttgaaaaTCACATTGATAATAGCCATGTTTTGTTGCCACTGTTTCTCTGGTTTCCCAGATTCTTTCGCTCTATGGTGTTTTAAGcacccaacgtcgacttcaaggcacctaaccataaccttaaccattgcctaatcctagtgctttccaggcagcgctgcctggaagacgacgttgggggcttaaaacaccaaacaccgtttCTTTCATAAGCTGGTCATGGCAGATAGTGGCACAATGTGAACCTTGTCGTTGCCGATAATAGGTTGCAACAGCAAAGGGTTGACGGTATTTCCACCAGATGCATCAGCTTGAGTCAGCACAAGGGGCTGCGGGTCACATCTTTCTGTGACGCCTGGTGGTCCAGCGGCCAACGACCTGCTTATAAAGCAGGAGAACATGGCTGCTAATTGCAGCCGCACCTCCCTTTGCCAAAAGGCATACACCAGGGGGTTGATCAGTGAGTTGGACAGTCCCAACAGCCACAAATAATTCTCTAACACGGCAGTGAGTTCGCAGCTTTCACACAGAAGGTGCACTATGCAAGCGACAAAGAAGGGACACCAGAGGACCAAGAAGCAGCCCACAAGCACCCCCACTGTCCTCAGGGCCTTGACGTGGCTCCAGTAATGGCTCCTCAGATGCTGATGCTGCTGATGATACCCGCAATGTTGATGGCAATGGTGGTCAGTCGTCCTGGAACCAGCTTGCCTAACTTGACATATCTGCTTCTGGTGGCTGCAGGCGATCTTCAGGATGTCCAGGTAGATGTAAAGGAATACAGAGAGCAACGGGAAGAAGCACACGCTGAATAACACGATCATGCCCACCTGGTGAATGACGGAGAAAAAGGCACAGAATCCGCCGTATTCTTCCGCCTGCAGCTGCCGCACCATGACTGAGGAACAGAGGGCATGGGTTATTTGCTATACGACACTTCGATcaagaaaaaaagcattgtaACCCATCCATATGCCATCAGTAAATTCTGTCTGATAACCCTTCAAACTCATGGATGTAGTCTATGTCTCAAACTTGATATCCCAGCAGTACCTTTTGCAACATGgcatgcaacaacaacaacacagtgccttgcattttttaaattcttcTGAACACTAGCTCCTTTTACCATAACACACCATACATTTATTAAGCAGTTGTATATTTTAAGGTCTCACCTGGCAAGAATCCCATAGTGAGGGAGCTGATCCACAGAGCCAGCAGGGACCCCACTGCTGTTGCCTTCCCAGACAGCTGGGAGTACCGCAGGGGCATCTTGATGGCTGCGTAGCGGTCAAGTGAGATCAGGAACATGGACATAATAGATGCTGTGCAGGGTGATGTCACGAAGGCCATCCGCATCAAACACCGCATCTTGCCCTGATCAGGAGGCGTAGTGTTTGTGGGCGCATCGTCAGTGACCTGGTTGTGCTGGTTCGGAGAGTTGTTGCTGTCACTGTTAAAGTTGAAGTTCTCTGTGGCCAGGCCAGTGATGGCCACACCCACCAGGGCATCGGCCAGTGCCAAGTTGAGGACAAAGCACCAGCTCTGGCTTCTTTTCCTGAGGAGTAGCTTAAGTAGAGCGGCTGCCACCAGCAGGTTGGTGGAGGTGATGAGGCAAGAGGCGATGCTCAGGGTCACACCCATCACCCGAGGCTTCACGTCACTTTGGGTTGTCGGCTCGTTGGTGTCCATGCTGTTAGGAGCCATGCTAACAGTGGTCTCGGTGCTCACAAGTCCACTCATATATGACATGTtgataacaaaaacacacagcttTTAAGGTGAAATCCACAAAGCTGACATTGCTGCGATTAGAGACTGTGTTTTATCCGTCGTTCATCACAAAATGCGGCACTTGCACCATTAGAAACTGTTAGAAGAAATAGAGATGTGCACAAATGCTCCAACACAAACTAGGTTAAGACTGTGTttaaatatcattaaaaaaaaacttcaagaaCTCCAACATCTGACGGCACTTCATCACAAGATGAAGAATCTTATCAGCCAATATCGTCCTTTTACGTTAATCCAATGTCATGTAATGTTTCCACTCATGTCAACGTTTAAGGAAGACAGTCTGTCGCTAAAACATCCATTCGATCTCACCAGTTTCATCTGTGTCCTTAAGATCCCTTCAACAAATGCAGAAGGACAGAAACACTGACAGCATTATCAGCAGTTATCGCTTGTCCCTCcccttcccacacacacacacacacacacacacacacacacacgtgcgcacacacgcgcgcaaacacacacacacacacacacacacacacacacacacacacacagtctatagacacacagcacaaacacatacataaccTTCTGCTGCTCATCCGTTGCTTCTGTTGCTGCTCTCTGGGATTGACCCTTGTCCCAGCCGCCTGcctgctggctctctgtctattttgtatcatcaatttaaaaatatgtaagcCTATCATTTGTatcagaatatattttttttaaattgaggcTCGGAAAGTGTTCCAAACCTTAGTAGGCTACATACAGAACAAGTTTAAGATTACGCATTTATAAGGGCATGGGGAGAAAAGATGAACAGAAACACCAATCGTGTGGCCACTTTTCATGTCAACACCACACAAAGCAGGTTACTGTAATGATCTAGAACCACTATCATTTCTATtcaaatgtgaaatataaatatagattATTAGACCACCATACAATGATATGTTAAAGAAAGACACATCAAATTACTTTGTCATTTACCTCTAAATCACAGCATGCTGGAGGAACAATGAATTCCACTGATGAAACataaatcaaagatgacattagTAAGTGAAAACATTGGCTACTTAGCAATGAATCCTATTCTGAGTCTAATTCTGATACTGATTCGGTTTATTATAATACAGCGTAACAGCATCTTATTCATGTGCCGTGTGAATTCAAACAAACTGTGTACTCTAATGTGGATGAGGGTCCTGTTGCCACGCTGCATGCACTGTATTGTTCATTagtagtgttaaaaaaaaaaaacggtattgCTTTATGTCATATTGAGACTAATTTACTAAAATCCATTTAGTAATATATAACACAAGCAgctaaactgtgtgtatgtgctgtacAGAGTTGAATGAGCTTGGTTAAACTCTAACCCTGCTGGCTGCTCTCCTACTCTGGCCCCA is drawn from Sander vitreus isolate 19-12246 chromosome 13, sanVit1, whole genome shotgun sequence and contains these coding sequences:
- the gpr119 gene encoding glucose-dependent insulinotropic receptor → MSYMSGLVSTETTVSMAPNSMDTNEPTTQSDVKPRVMGVTLSIASCLITSTNLLVAAALLKLLLRKRSQSWCFVLNLALADALVGVAITGLATENFNFNSDSNNSPNQHNQVTDDAPTNTTPPDQGKMRCLMRMAFVTSPCTASIMSMFLISLDRYAAIKMPLRYSQLSGKATAVGSLLALWISSLTMGFLPVMVRQLQAEEYGGFCAFFSVIHQVGMIVLFSVCFFPLLSVFLYIYLDILKIACSHQKQICQVRQAGSRTTDHHCHQHCGYHQQHQHLRSHYWSHVKALRTVGVLVGCFLVLWCPFFVACIVHLLCESCELTAVLENYLWLLGLSNSLINPLVYAFWQREVRLQLAAMFSCFISRSLAAGPPGVTERCDPQPLVLTQADASGGNTVNPLLLQPIIGNDKVHIVPLSAMTSL